A portion of the Tindallia magadiensis genome contains these proteins:
- a CDS encoding type IV pilus twitching motility protein PilT yields MMNINEILLQAAERKASDVHIGVGHVPMIRINGELQPLNNRKTSAQDTISYVQILLSGVQSKILSEKGQVDFAYQTPNGYSYRMNVFRYRDYYGFACRLVHHQIPTIAQLELPQQIEKIAKMQSGLVIVAGPTGCGKTTTIASIVDVINTTRRLHILTIEDPIEYIYQDKMSMITQREIGRDCNNFYEALHAGLRQDPDVIVVGELRDLETMQTAITAAETGHLVLVTLHTRNAQQTIERIIDVFPSGQQQQIRFQMASSLNAVISQRLIPRMDEVTRIPAVEILFVTPAIRTLIREGKAHQINSFIQTGRRNGMQTIDDHLSYLFKKGSISLETLKQYTTDEDYVFSKSGTMSME; encoded by the coding sequence ATGATGAACATTAATGAAATTCTTTTGCAGGCCGCTGAAAGGAAAGCATCAGATGTTCATATTGGTGTTGGACATGTTCCGATGATTCGTATTAATGGCGAGCTACAACCCTTAAATAATCGTAAAACATCGGCGCAGGATACTATTAGTTATGTTCAAATTTTATTAAGTGGGGTGCAATCAAAAATTTTGTCCGAAAAAGGACAGGTGGACTTTGCTTATCAAACGCCTAATGGATATTCTTATAGAATGAATGTGTTTCGTTATCGAGATTATTATGGATTTGCTTGTCGATTAGTCCATCATCAAATACCAACCATTGCTCAACTAGAACTTCCACAACAAATTGAAAAAATAGCAAAAATGCAATCCGGACTTGTAATAGTAGCAGGACCGACAGGATGCGGCAAAACTACAACCATAGCATCAATTGTAGATGTGATTAATACCACTAGAAGACTTCACATTTTAACAATTGAAGACCCTATAGAGTATATCTATCAGGATAAAATGAGCATGATTACTCAACGAGAAATTGGAAGAGATTGCAATAATTTTTATGAAGCTTTGCATGCAGGTTTGAGACAGGATCCTGATGTGATTGTAGTTGGTGAACTTAGGGATTTAGAGACCATGCAAACAGCTATTACAGCTGCCGAAACCGGTCATTTGGTTTTGGTAACGCTTCACACACGAAATGCACAGCAAACAATAGAAAGAATTATTGATGTATTTCCTTCCGGCCAGCAACAACAAATTAGATTTCAGATGGCTAGTTCCTTAAATGCGGTTATCTCTCAAAGATTAATACCAAGAATGGATGAGGTTACAAGAATTCCAGCAGTAGAAATTTTGTTTGTAACGCCAGCGATAAGAACATTGATTAGAGAAGGAAAAGCACATCAAATAAATTCTTTCATCCAAACAGGAAGAAGAAATGGAATGCAAACAATCGATGATCACTTGAGTTATTTATTCAAAAAAGGTTCTATATCCTTAGAAACTTTAAAACAGTACACTACCGACGAAGATTACGTGTTTTCGAAGTCTGGAACGATGAGTATGGAATAA
- the pilM gene encoding type IV pilus assembly protein PilM: MKKNKLKLIGKEVIVFDFGHHSIKIVVGKPLKDKILIQQFFTVQTPEGSFKDGKLIEPDLIRQVLQQSIDEHKIKTRNAICTIESSEIITRELNLPKVSEEKMQQMLAYEVEQTLPIQVNEYIIQSKFLNEVIEEGVDKNKVLVTAVPKEMSRGYFELLSSIGLRPLIMDLHFNEMDKLLESKYHLNNLTDVGDKTIALIDLGYQGINIVIVESGIHQLNRLIHYGSHMIDQNIVNFMDVSHGDAVEMKKNISSINQDPSLVESDEENEEMRVINIVQNILDGWMAEIERIFKFYLNQDAKHNIDKILLYGGTSRMVDIDSYFEEYFNIPTSVITSLTNIEIENPSKEVTLYVNALGAMIRK; this comes from the coding sequence TTGAAAAAAAATAAACTCAAATTAATTGGAAAAGAAGTTATTGTTTTTGATTTTGGACATCATAGCATTAAAATTGTAGTAGGAAAGCCATTAAAAGATAAAATTCTAATACAACAGTTTTTTACAGTTCAAACACCGGAAGGAAGTTTTAAGGATGGAAAGCTTATTGAACCGGACTTAATTCGTCAGGTATTACAGCAGTCTATTGATGAACATAAGATTAAAACAAGAAATGCAATTTGTACGATCGAAAGTAGTGAAATTATTACGAGAGAGTTGAATTTACCAAAAGTATCGGAAGAAAAGATGCAGCAAATGCTTGCCTACGAAGTAGAGCAAACACTTCCAATTCAAGTAAATGAATATATTATTCAATCAAAGTTTCTAAATGAAGTTATTGAAGAAGGGGTAGATAAGAATAAGGTATTAGTTACAGCTGTGCCGAAAGAAATGTCGAGAGGTTATTTTGAATTATTAAGTAGTATTGGGCTACGACCTTTGATAATGGATCTTCATTTTAATGAAATGGATAAGTTATTGGAATCAAAATATCATTTGAATAATTTGACCGACGTTGGAGATAAAACAATAGCATTGATTGATCTTGGTTATCAAGGGATCAATATTGTTATTGTTGAATCAGGAATTCATCAATTGAATCGATTAATTCATTACGGATCACATATGATTGATCAAAATATTGTTAACTTTATGGATGTCTCGCATGGTGATGCTGTTGAAATGAAGAAAAATATTTCATCTATCAATCAAGATCCTAGTTTAGTAGAGTCAGACGAAGAAAATGAAGAAATGCGGGTAATTAATATTGTACAAAATATTTTGGATGGTTGGATGGCAGAAATAGAGCGTATCTTTAAATTTTACCTTAACCAAGATGCCAAACATAACATAGATAAAATTCTTTTATATGGTGGTACATCTCGTATGGTAGATATTGACTCGTATTTTGAAGAATACTTTAATATCCCAACGTCCGTAATAACATCGTTAACAAACATAGAAATAGAAAATCCCAGCAAAGAAGTAACACTATATGTTAATGCGTTAGGTGCAATGATTCGCAAATAG
- a CDS encoding PilN domain-containing protein yields the protein MRDYNFFENYTMEPEKKPFKGLWGVIIIGSLCFLLVAWSVYGYMEIQRLENDIALVKDDINQLYAENDYDAIEVLEKDVDLLKKELYSLEKIKMSLENRKVITPYLIDLISRSVTDGIAFEALNIAENQIQIQGNSTHRTSIAQMKHNIRNSGHFNEIFVAHITEADTLYNFSISFQLKGGIENEIEQ from the coding sequence ATGAGAGATTATAATTTCTTTGAAAACTATACAATGGAGCCAGAAAAAAAACCTTTTAAAGGATTATGGGGAGTTATTATAATTGGTTCTTTATGCTTTCTATTAGTTGCATGGTCCGTTTATGGTTACATGGAAATTCAACGTTTAGAGAATGATATTGCCTTAGTCAAAGATGATATAAACCAGCTGTATGCTGAAAATGATTACGATGCAATAGAAGTGCTTGAAAAGGATGTTGACTTATTGAAGAAAGAATTATATTCATTAGAAAAAATAAAAATGTCTTTGGAAAACAGAAAAGTTATCACACCTTATTTAATAGATCTTATTTCTCGAAGCGTAACAGATGGAATTGCATTTGAAGCTTTGAATATAGCTGAAAATCAAATTCAGATACAGGGAAACAGCACTCATCGTACATCCATTGCTCAAATGAAGCACAATATTCGTAATTCTGGACATTTTAATGAAATTTTTGTTGCTCACATTACTGAAGCAGATACACTTTATAACTTTTCTATTTCATTTCAGCTAAAGGGGGGTATAGAAAATGAGATTGAACAATAG
- a CDS encoding LysM peptidoglycan-binding domain-containing protein, whose protein sequence is MRLNNREKILLVVLTAAIALLGFFRFVMTPINETLEEMTITLEEETLEYTRLKNRALEKPDLEDKKNETTHEIMEIAGNFYGVLEQEDIIVILNDLLIHNAFEINTMNFSQPTIEEFGHHSDIENEDSEEITDLIELNQMVVQTNYTANYNGIMDLLSLLEEYENRVMLNSLSVTGSPDGWLTGTATYHFYNVPRVKRYYPARPQTVTYTLLEDALKVERKNPFDTSGMPIPSTTDSVIDDGEEMDLEGVGVDTVSSDRELTDEELIQMIGGEEQTSSDHFKDQSKIKGESLSFYDQIKRRGIEKENEWVLTVVKGDTLYHIAMAFYGNKEKIVYIIEANNIEDPSLIFIGDVLRIPKR, encoded by the coding sequence ATGAGATTGAACAATAGAGAAAAAATCCTTTTAGTCGTTTTGACGGCCGCTATTGCATTGTTAGGTTTTTTTCGCTTTGTTATGACACCTATCAATGAAACACTTGAAGAAATGACAATAACATTAGAAGAAGAGACCTTAGAGTATACACGCTTAAAAAATAGAGCTTTAGAAAAACCGGATCTAGAAGACAAAAAAAATGAAACAACTCATGAAATCATGGAAATTGCCGGTAATTTTTATGGAGTTTTAGAACAGGAAGATATCATCGTTATTCTAAATGATCTGTTGATTCATAATGCTTTTGAAATAAATACAATGAATTTTTCTCAGCCTACCATAGAAGAATTTGGACATCATAGTGATATAGAGAATGAGGATTCAGAAGAAATAACAGATTTAATAGAATTGAATCAGATGGTTGTTCAGACAAATTATACAGCTAACTATAATGGGATTATGGATCTTCTTAGCTTATTAGAAGAATATGAAAACAGAGTGATGCTTAATAGTTTGTCTGTGACAGGCTCACCAGACGGATGGCTTACCGGTACCGCCACGTATCATTTTTACAATGTCCCGAGAGTAAAACGATATTATCCTGCAAGACCCCAAACAGTTACATATACACTTTTAGAAGATGCGCTGAAAGTTGAAAGAAAGAATCCTTTTGATACTTCTGGTATGCCTATCCCATCTACTACAGATTCAGTAATAGATGATGGCGAAGAAATGGACCTTGAAGGAGTTGGAGTAGATACGGTGAGTAGTGATCGTGAGCTTACTGATGAAGAACTTATCCAAATGATAGGAGGAGAAGAACAAACAAGCTCTGATCACTTTAAGGATCAAAGTAAAATAAAAGGTGAATCATTATCATTTTATGACCAAATTAAAAGACGTGGAATAGAAAAAGAAAATGAATGGGTCTTAACGGTAGTGAAAGGAGATACCTTATATCATATAGCAATGGCTTTTTATGGAAATAAAGAAAAGATAGTTTACATTATTGAAGCTAATAATATTGAAGATCCAAGTCTTATTTTTATTGGTGATGTGCTTCGTATTCCAAAGAGATAG
- a CDS encoding aspartate ammonia-lyase, with the protein MIETKLNKINTLQDVSERNINPEVRLESDSLGSMEIPSNAYYGIQSKRAQENFPLPVAKVHPELIRSMGKVKYACVCANLQTNTMPEQIGSAIKKACIELINGEFDEQIIVESIQGGAGTSINMNVNEVLANRALEILRVDKGRYDIVSPNTHVNMAQSTNDVVPTAFKVSVLSMEENLINSLEKLFLALKDKEQELDDVLVMGRTHLQDALPIRLGQEFGAYSRVLRRDIDRIKSAMKSLSTVNLGATAVGTGLNADPVYIQAAIEELCSITGLNLEVAEHLVDGTQNTDGYIHLSSALKNCALSLSKMANDLRMKASGPSCGLMEINLPPVQPGSSIMPGKVNPVMAEMMNQICFQVQGNDHTVSLASGAGQFELNVMGPVLFKNLFESIDIITHGAEVFAVRCIEGITANKEACKEKVENSVALATALNPHLGYEATSSIAKEVLKSKRSVREVTLEKGLLSEADLDEIMQPKEMTEPGIAGKHLIGIGVRQA; encoded by the coding sequence ATGATCGAAACAAAGTTAAACAAAATTAACACGCTGCAAGATGTATCAGAAAGAAATATTAATCCAGAAGTTCGACTAGAATCTGATTCTCTGGGAAGCATGGAAATTCCATCCAATGCTTATTACGGTATTCAGTCTAAACGAGCACAAGAAAACTTTCCTTTACCAGTAGCAAAAGTACACCCTGAACTAATTCGTAGCATGGGCAAGGTAAAATATGCATGTGTTTGTGCAAACCTTCAAACTAACACTATGCCTGAACAAATTGGTTCTGCCATAAAAAAAGCCTGTATCGAATTAATTAACGGAGAGTTTGATGAACAAATTATCGTTGAATCTATTCAAGGTGGAGCTGGAACATCAATCAATATGAATGTAAATGAGGTATTAGCGAATAGAGCCTTGGAAATTTTACGTGTTGACAAAGGACGATATGATATTGTATCACCGAATACTCATGTGAACATGGCACAATCTACCAATGATGTGGTGCCAACAGCTTTCAAGGTATCTGTTTTATCGATGGAAGAAAATTTAATTAATAGTTTAGAAAAACTCTTTCTAGCATTAAAAGATAAAGAGCAGGAACTTGATGATGTACTTGTAATGGGAAGAACTCACTTACAAGATGCACTCCCTATTAGATTAGGACAAGAGTTTGGAGCTTATAGCCGTGTCCTTCGTCGCGATATTGATCGAATAAAATCTGCCATGAAGTCACTTTCTACGGTTAATTTAGGTGCTACAGCCGTTGGCACTGGTTTGAATGCAGATCCGGTGTATATCCAAGCTGCTATTGAAGAACTGTGCTCAATCACAGGCTTAAACTTAGAAGTAGCCGAACACCTAGTGGATGGAACACAAAATACAGATGGCTATATACATTTATCCAGTGCTTTGAAAAACTGTGCTCTGAGTTTATCCAAAATGGCAAATGACCTTCGTATGAAAGCATCCGGTCCATCCTGCGGACTCATGGAAATAAACCTTCCGCCAGTACAACCAGGTTCATCTATTATGCCAGGAAAAGTAAACCCTGTTATGGCTGAAATGATGAATCAAATATGTTTCCAAGTCCAAGGTAATGACCATACTGTATCTCTTGCTTCTGGTGCAGGTCAATTTGAACTTAATGTCATGGGACCTGTTCTATTTAAGAACTTATTCGAATCTATCGATATCATTACACATGGGGCTGAAGTATTTGCTGTTCGTTGTATTGAAGGAATTACAGCTAATAAAGAAGCTTGTAAAGAAAAAGTAGAAAATAGCGTTGCGTTAGCAACGGCTTTAAATCCTCATCTTGGTTATGAAGCAACATCAAGCATAGCTAAAGAAGTATTAAAAAGCAAAAGAAGCGTACGGGAGGTCACTTTAGAAAAAGGTCTTCTAAGCGAAGCTGACCTTGATGAGATTATGCAACCAAAAGAAATGACAGAACCAGGAATTGCTGGAAAGCATCTTATTGGCATAGGTGTTCGTCAAGCGTAA
- a CDS encoding GGDEF domain-containing protein, with the protein MRYLEKFMLLFKQPNQVEFTQKMFFHNNFVILLLSIFLFCEQLIYGLVVVGFESTIGKIHLLTSLIMFFYAMISFYIKKLNPDNITTFLSTYAISFGLVGFIIAILRSLIEVSSLFVIPTVYIAVLYGFAMAFYFNPLTMLLIYFVSSSILIILLPFHKPHVSELNYMQDIIANNIIAWIISIVNYQRFIKVCSNEIALREMNHKLKYLSSTDVLTKIYNRRKLEEMMIEFIRETEIRGGCFSVILVDIDHFKSINDSYGHAQGDRVLQKLVRLISGNLRKNDVIGRWGGEEFLIICPETCLQEAYHVAEKIRVIIENHSFIRSKKITGSFGVASYESGDSVHSIVNKADQAMYYAKEMGRNVVKQSIR; encoded by the coding sequence ATGAGATATCTTGAAAAATTTATGTTGCTATTTAAACAACCGAATCAGGTTGAGTTCACTCAAAAAATGTTTTTCCATAATAATTTTGTCATTTTACTACTATCTATATTTCTTTTTTGTGAACAGCTTATTTATGGATTGGTAGTAGTAGGATTTGAATCAACAATAGGGAAAATTCATTTACTGACATCCTTAATTATGTTTTTTTATGCGATGATCTCTTTTTATATTAAAAAGCTTAATCCCGATAATATAACAACGTTCCTGAGTACCTATGCAATTAGTTTTGGGTTAGTAGGTTTTATCATTGCTATTTTGAGATCTTTAATAGAAGTCAGCTCTCTTTTTGTGATTCCAACTGTATATATAGCAGTGCTTTACGGATTTGCTATGGCGTTTTACTTTAATCCTCTGACGATGTTGCTCATATATTTTGTGAGTAGCAGTATTCTTATCATTTTACTACCATTTCATAAGCCACATGTATCGGAGTTGAATTATATGCAAGATATTATTGCGAATAATATCATTGCCTGGATAATTTCTATCGTTAACTATCAGCGATTTATAAAAGTATGCAGTAATGAAATCGCTCTAAGAGAAATGAATCACAAGTTGAAATATCTATCATCTACCGATGTATTGACAAAGATATATAATCGTCGGAAATTGGAAGAAATGATGATCGAGTTTATCAGAGAAACTGAAATAAGGGGAGGTTGCTTTTCGGTTATTTTAGTAGATATCGATCATTTTAAGAGTATTAATGATTCCTATGGGCACGCACAAGGAGACAGAGTATTGCAAAAATTAGTGAGATTAATAAGCGGGAATCTCAGAAAAAATGATGTGATTGGTAGGTGGGGTGGTGAAGAATTTTTGATTATTTGTCCCGAAACTTGTTTACAGGAAGCTTATCATGTTGCAGAAAAAATAAGAGTTATTATCGAAAATCATTCTTTTATACGGTCAAAAAAAATCACCGGAAGTTTTGGAGTAGCTTCTTACGAGTCAGGAGATAGTGTGCACAGTATTGTTAACAAAGCTGACCAGGCAATGTATTATGCGAAAGAGATGGGTAGAAATGTAGTCAAGCAATCTATACGTTGA
- a CDS encoding response regulator, producing the protein MKILIIEDSALYRKIHAKLLNKVLPDAELITAGDGWEGYQLFEKEKPDYILLDLLMPVMSGVDFLRLLRDKHPATKSRVIVLSADVQRVVKEEVMELGVQEFIHKPFTEEKALYLSEVIRRSRDVE; encoded by the coding sequence ATGAAAATACTTATTATTGAAGATTCTGCACTGTATCGAAAAATTCATGCGAAACTTTTGAATAAAGTATTACCTGATGCAGAGTTGATCACAGCGGGTGATGGATGGGAAGGGTATCAGTTATTTGAAAAGGAAAAACCGGATTATATTTTGTTGGATCTGCTAATGCCGGTAATGAGTGGTGTTGATTTTTTGAGGCTATTAAGAGATAAGCACCCTGCGACTAAAAGCAGAGTCATTGTTTTATCAGCTGATGTACAACGAGTGGTTAAAGAGGAAGTAATGGAACTTGGGGTTCAGGAGTTTATCCATAAACCTTTTACAGAAGAGAAAGCTTTATACTTATCAGAAGTGATAAGGAGGAGTCGAGATGTTGAATGA
- a CDS encoding chemotaxis protein CheC — protein MLNELQKEALREHMNIYVGQAASLLSDMLQKKITLTTPELFILSKSQNDRAIYEKMKPSFFNSHVVVSTLKFGSVFSGNAQLIFPRDKSQWLVKLILGEIENVGDVPEALAQEELTDTDFDAIREIGNVILNSIVGALGNLLEVKLDYSLPEVQAFFYPEQEGELFEGKDPHVLIINNSFSIEEFETQGAILIVLGLDSIVELTAKINEILLDLEDI, from the coding sequence ATGTTGAATGAGCTTCAAAAGGAAGCATTAAGAGAACATATGAATATATATGTCGGACAGGCAGCAAGTCTTCTTTCGGATATGCTTCAAAAAAAAATCACACTTACAACACCAGAATTATTTATACTTTCAAAATCACAAAATGATCGTGCCATCTATGAAAAAATGAAACCCTCTTTTTTCAATAGTCATGTAGTGGTGTCTACATTGAAATTTGGGTCTGTTTTTTCAGGAAATGCTCAGCTTATATTTCCGAGAGACAAGTCTCAATGGTTGGTGAAACTTATTTTAGGCGAAATAGAGAATGTAGGAGACGTTCCTGAAGCTTTAGCACAAGAAGAATTAACAGATACAGATTTTGATGCTATTAGAGAAATAGGCAATGTCATACTAAATTCAATCGTGGGGGCTCTGGGAAACTTACTAGAGGTAAAACTGGACTATTCACTTCCGGAAGTACAGGCGTTTTTTTATCCGGAACAAGAAGGGGAACTGTTTGAAGGAAAAGATCCTCATGTGCTTATTATTAACAATTCTTTTTCAATAGAAGAATTCGAAACGCAAGGTGCCATCCTAATTGTTTTAGGATTAGATTCTATAGTGGAATTAACAGCCAAAATCAACGAAATATTATTGGATTTGGAGGATATATAA
- a CDS encoding response regulator, protein MLQKILDKVNIGIILLDEELSIKFWNGWLEAYSGIQKESVLEKNIMTVLPVLKNTYYQSMLKNTLTNHQNMFFSGAFHPVFIEPSPSKGIVKQNLQIEPIIENNAVWIMLQIEDITNQYRRVQTLNEKIKFIKETQEALKISEEKARKHAKEAKKANEAKSQFLAHMSHEIRTPLNGVVGFLELLKSTPLTNKQNEYLDNAQISAMSLLTIVNDILDFSKIEANKMTLDLVPSNLAVICKESIEMFRYQAEKKGLQLALEFDPNAVRNVLVDPVRLKQILINLVGNAVKFTADGSVVLKVSYTSIEQKKGCYLFEVIDTGIGISENQSQRIFDVFTQADHSTTREYGGTGLGLVISNHLAHLMSSKIKLNSKLGEGSCFYFELLLNESIETQIPDQKVNNKQTNEKRSEESLTEEISILIVDDVLMNIELVTAMIQNIVPSASISYATNGKQAIDYLRNNHYDLVLMDVQMPLMDGLEVTKEYRQFEGDGSNQVPIIALSAGVTEAEKKSCKEAGMDDFLEKPVSQSQLIKVLKKHITINTARFSQVENHKKLDHHFNIERLQNQLSYNQESLQVIIDTALAHFPEAIYNLKEAIKRKDQENIPLIVHALKGTSMNLSMDRMVSMLLEIENVLRKEPEDYWDDLKKWIFELEIEWNIVRQMMVND, encoded by the coding sequence GTGCTGCAAAAAATACTAGATAAGGTGAATATTGGTATTATATTATTGGATGAGGAACTTTCTATAAAGTTTTGGAACGGATGGTTAGAAGCGTATAGCGGTATTCAAAAGGAATCTGTATTAGAAAAAAACATTATGACAGTTCTTCCTGTTCTTAAAAACACTTACTATCAATCGATGCTTAAAAATACCCTGACTAATCATCAAAATATGTTTTTTTCAGGCGCTTTTCACCCAGTGTTTATTGAACCTAGTCCTTCAAAAGGTATCGTTAAGCAAAACTTGCAAATAGAACCGATCATCGAAAACAATGCTGTTTGGATTATGTTACAAATTGAAGATATCACAAACCAATATCGTAGGGTGCAGACATTAAATGAAAAAATAAAATTTATTAAAGAAACTCAAGAAGCATTAAAAATCAGTGAAGAAAAGGCAAGAAAACATGCAAAAGAAGCAAAAAAAGCCAATGAAGCTAAAAGTCAGTTTCTGGCACATATGAGTCATGAAATAAGAACACCCTTAAATGGAGTTGTTGGATTTCTTGAACTTTTAAAGTCTACGCCTTTAACGAATAAGCAAAATGAATACCTTGATAATGCTCAAATTTCCGCAATGTCATTACTAACTATTGTTAATGACATATTGGACTTTTCAAAGATTGAAGCAAATAAAATGACCTTGGATTTAGTGCCTTCAAACTTAGCTGTTATTTGCAAAGAATCTATAGAGATGTTTAGATACCAAGCAGAAAAGAAAGGGTTGCAATTAGCCTTAGAGTTTGATCCTAATGCGGTTCGCAATGTGTTGGTTGACCCAGTAAGACTCAAACAGATATTGATAAATTTGGTGGGAAATGCGGTGAAATTCACAGCAGATGGATCTGTGGTGCTTAAAGTTAGCTATACTTCGATAGAACAAAAAAAAGGCTGCTATTTATTCGAAGTAATTGATACGGGAATTGGAATTTCCGAGAATCAATCACAGCGAATTTTTGATGTATTTACTCAAGCGGATCATTCTACTACTCGTGAATATGGAGGCACAGGGCTTGGTCTTGTCATATCGAATCATTTAGCGCATTTGATGAGCAGTAAGATTAAGCTGAATAGTAAACTAGGGGAGGGATCGTGTTTTTATTTTGAATTACTATTGAATGAATCTATTGAAACGCAAATTCCTGATCAAAAAGTCAATAACAAGCAAACAAATGAAAAAAGGTCAGAAGAATCACTTACGGAGGAAATATCCATATTAATCGTTGATGATGTTTTAATGAACATTGAGCTGGTGACGGCAATGATTCAAAATATTGTTCCGAGTGCTTCTATCAGCTATGCAACAAATGGTAAACAAGCAATAGATTATTTGAGAAATAATCATTATGACTTAGTTCTGATGGATGTTCAAATGCCGTTGATGGATGGACTTGAAGTGACAAAAGAATATAGACAATTTGAGGGCGATGGTAGCAATCAGGTTCCCATTATTGCACTAAGTGCCGGGGTAACAGAAGCAGAAAAGAAAAGCTGCAAAGAAGCAGGAATGGATGATTTTCTTGAAAAACCTGTGAGTCAAAGCCAGTTAATAAAAGTGCTGAAAAAGCATATCACTATTAATACAGCTCGTTTTTCTCAGGTGGAAAATCACAAAAAATTAGATCATCATTTTAATATTGAGCGGTTACAGAACCAATTATCCTATAATCAAGAGTCACTTCAGGTAATTATCGATACAGCGCTTGCTCATTTTCCTGAAGCCATATATAATTTGAAAGAGGCAATAAAGAGAAAGGATCAAGAAAACATTCCGCTTATAGTTCATGCGTTGAAAGGAACGTCGATGAACCTTTCGATGGATCGAATGGTAAGTATGTTGTTAGAAATTGAGAACGTTTTAAGAAAAGAACCTGAAGATTACTGGGATGATCTAAAGAAATGGATTTTCGAATTGGAAATTGAATGGAATATTGTAAGACAAATGATGGTGAACGATTAA
- a CDS encoding prepilin peptidase, whose amino-acid sequence MEYCKTNDGERLTTLLKGELNVWLLVFITGLLIGSFINVCVHRLPKDESIVFPASHCPSCKMKLRPIDLVPVFSWLFLKGKCRFCNKSISSRYPLVELLTGFLVTLVYMETGLSIHFIFYSIITFLLIVIVFIDLDHQIIPDGVNLIIALLGTLYSIYIFYETRSPVLLNSLGGILLGGGFFLLIAILSKGGMGGGDIKLMAALGIWFGWQGILMVTFLSFLIGGIYAIGLILIRNKGRKDMVPFGPFISLAAFLTFLYEPYLLLWYLDKFTNI is encoded by the coding sequence ATGGAATATTGTAAGACAAATGATGGTGAACGATTAACAACGTTGCTGAAAGGAGAACTGAATGTGTGGTTGTTGGTTTTTATTACTGGTCTTTTAATTGGGTCTTTTATAAATGTTTGTGTTCATCGGTTACCTAAGGATGAATCTATCGTGTTTCCGGCATCTCACTGTCCATCCTGCAAAATGAAATTACGTCCAATTGATTTAGTGCCTGTGTTTAGCTGGTTGTTTTTGAAAGGAAAATGTCGTTTTTGTAATAAATCTATCTCTTCCCGATATCCATTAGTCGAGTTGTTAACGGGGTTTTTAGTGACTCTCGTCTATATGGAAACAGGGCTAAGCATACATTTTATCTTTTATTCTATCATCACTTTTTTGCTGATTGTAATTGTTTTCATTGATCTGGATCATCAAATCATTCCTGATGGGGTTAATTTAATCATTGCACTGTTAGGAACGCTGTATTCGATATACATTTTTTACGAAACCAGGAGTCCAGTTTTATTAAACTCTCTAGGGGGAATACTCTTAGGAGGAGGATTTTTTTTGCTTATTGCTATTCTTTCGAAGGGTGGCATGGGTGGAGGTGATATAAAGCTAATGGCTGCTCTGGGGATATGGTTTGGATGGCAAGGAATTCTAATGGTAACTTTTTTATCTTTTCTAATTGGTGGAATCTATGCCATTGGACTAATACTTATCAGAAATAAAGGACGTAAAGATATGGTTCCCTTCGGTCCATTTATTTCTTTGGCTGCGTTCTTAACATTCCTTTATGAACCATATTTATTGCTATGGTATTTAGATAAATTTACAAACATATGA